One window of Pseudomonas sp. ML2-2023-3 genomic DNA carries:
- a CDS encoding DUF2970 domain-containing protein: MDDPADNKPPTFWQMLHSVMAAAFGVQSGKNRTRDFTHGKPAHFLLLGLLFTAVFALILFGIVKLVLHLAGV, translated from the coding sequence ATGGACGATCCTGCGGACAACAAGCCACCGACCTTCTGGCAAATGCTGCACAGCGTGATGGCCGCTGCGTTTGGCGTACAGAGCGGAAAAAACCGGACCCGGGATTTCACCCACGGCAAACCCGCCCATTTTTTGCTGTTGGGCCTGTTATTTACCGCGGTGTTTGCCTTGATCCTGTTCGGGATCGTCAAGCTGGTGCTGCATCTGGCGGGGGTATAA
- a CDS encoding NEL-type E3 ubiquitin ligase domain-containing protein — protein MDNLYIRNGLGPHAAFIKRQLPGWIKHSHVADIKRLEPGLWKGQVSAVEPPPWFTNAPSWLRQALMVSQDRSQRAYVELAKTLKDLQGITQFAEPRLKEALHSHSASSQGMDINRNRLFYLRRNQPVQHQSLLQAALMNFEGNEAFSLVVKGQVSALAPAGALPLGMTNAAQPPDIYATVADGLLHGTGPVVSLFEETLDNLKPVPGFSYREKLDMSPQVFSQICRALDLGQQYQAHLGAVFDVPGRAPLVRRQMIRAQKELLAVRLHTALMQKQVSATAYDMLRGVLEDDPQPRLNGKPVVFSQLQLYGLTVAEVLLIGPWRSTLPVTEWQDSGFGFQVPVMKKPDMEPLVVYIPGDPVAPLKQYPSLEAFQYELGLNLRTPQYQRLFANLMPQGEAQAFLSRLNHQLYKRAADPKGIEPAVYVDEVDLKLGQVYLDTPPGQLFNGLYSLHLERLKANARKLAVPTADADSKLLQERLDYWLGLGMDAVNVAAFFIPGAGEVMMAVMALQMGAQVYHGVEAWTAGDVDGAWASLQAVAINVALAATMSGGGYAFGKVADGSLAKWVDHLTQIVLPGGEARLWNPDLVPYRCDPLFQPHVRPNALGQYRVDGKTYVQIDRYFYEQVFDPALNAWRVKHPADNAAYQPLLEHNHGGAWRHHHERPLQWSRETLLRRLGHETDRFDDRTLGQIGDVCGISDDALRKIHVDGLPVPAMLMDTLEQFAGGAQMGGPGKQHNPDVDWLRRRYPMLSERVAQELLEQTGYRELARMGETRQVPPAMDDLARTLAQQSRLNRALAGLYLPAQATRDTARLALYCREHLSAIPLATQGAELQRALGDYGTAHRDEMARCLNLHVPRSRPRLQKINSRIGYPLSGRAQAGEVSASLIARMREVYPNMTDEEVISYVSNRLREGQSDQQVYHFLMTRQRELDGLRQTLQQWKVAAREPLHQAMRQHVSDRLVACWREGLYRNGEPSSYLNLEFDLDWITGLPALQADFSHVRTLKLDADLLMSEPGMGFVRRFPGVQRLEVNVEHAELLAVPQGLAQLSWITDLSLEARWQGFSRAFIEQLRAVTQIERLSLVGALDTLDVSGWPGLRALRVHGNLGHWPGGLLDLEHLETLDLSGTTLKTLPEPLFSGHLRLWRGMHLNWPGIDPATVMRAYEYVRDNPAHPMDAQQWIADYCRGCIKRFVPQDVHFRDTVLTQYAGRYQALPDLLVRVNALHAEQDALTVAIDRWIDKQPPTADMFFRRQVADRLQQCWSQGVAARLEVQEASPGPSWRQASRSGSLDLSGGGVHDLPALPANGFGHVHSLDMSNLRVPHDELDRFLGVFPHVKTLTLSRSNLTSLPAALGELRQITDLNLAFNELTLSPTMQGRLNHLTELQKLNLQGNRIIALDVSTLTRLESLDLSDSGIRLRPTGALQLPLLRQLNLNRSAISEVPRAALQGHDQLMLGTHLRGCRLTPASCADLLAYARRTGRESAGDISPFLLASGKTGGTPEFFPEDVSDNPDLLLVAAPALDPDQPLTDPGALLLRIHPDMGLADAIACIEQWRTQGLGALDIEARLAQWNHQYDGLIQRLNTWIDVPGRREGGRWVSAIDRRRAADRVLHAWRHVRGASATDDVGNIHSLDFSDLCLGDIAPLNASLDHVTTLDLSGVRLGAHGSSGFISEFPALNTLRLNNNRLTRLPEALGSLDNLTRLEASYNLLESGEHLQRQLQSLAHLQWLDLSYNGLDSFDLTGLNQLQTLNLRGNNLERWPVCALTSPALGALDLSNNHIDYIPSELFEGNNDGLMAHTNLSDNLLSSVSYSTLRDYMEFSGNSLGFTREDIELALEDTDTAASSSDVSDEDLVHPGSEPENLQKERWFDTVPDLSPKHAIWADLRAREGSEGLFHLLAQLKYTRDFIQDKADLTRRVWDVLQAADSDPALCRDVFVIAHSPMTCGDGRILLFSDLEVKVHEFNALHAVLPGEEGKVLLRLATSLFRLGQVEEIAAAAISLHPDIDPAEIRLAYRISLAGRLDLPSQPRDMLYRNAAQVTADDIETAFTRVLAAQDSPAYMEQLIAQDYWVNYLKRTYEADFSALEQRFELEAEALQDLHPELGEAYSREIEAMGHKKASERRALLMRLSQRERGESVPM, from the coding sequence ATGGACAATCTATACATACGCAATGGGCTGGGGCCGCACGCGGCTTTTATCAAACGCCAGCTGCCGGGCTGGATCAAACACAGCCATGTGGCCGATATCAAGCGTCTTGAACCGGGTTTGTGGAAGGGCCAGGTGTCTGCGGTCGAGCCACCGCCCTGGTTCACGAATGCACCGTCCTGGTTGCGCCAGGCGCTGATGGTCAGTCAGGACCGCAGCCAACGGGCCTATGTCGAATTGGCCAAAACCCTCAAGGACCTGCAAGGCATCACCCAGTTTGCCGAGCCCAGGCTCAAGGAGGCGCTGCACAGTCACAGTGCCTCCAGCCAGGGGATGGATATCAACAGGAACCGGCTGTTTTATCTGCGACGCAATCAGCCGGTGCAACATCAAAGCCTGTTGCAAGCCGCGTTGATGAACTTTGAAGGCAATGAGGCGTTTTCCCTGGTGGTCAAAGGGCAGGTCAGTGCACTGGCCCCGGCAGGGGCTTTGCCCCTGGGCATGACGAATGCGGCGCAACCCCCGGACATCTATGCCACGGTCGCTGACGGGTTACTGCACGGTACCGGGCCTGTGGTCAGCCTGTTTGAGGAGACGCTGGACAATCTCAAGCCCGTGCCTGGCTTCAGCTATCGGGAAAAACTGGACATGTCCCCCCAGGTGTTCTCGCAGATCTGCCGGGCCCTGGATCTGGGGCAGCAGTATCAGGCGCATCTGGGCGCGGTGTTTGATGTCCCTGGTCGGGCACCTTTGGTGCGGCGCCAGATGATCCGCGCACAAAAAGAGCTGCTGGCTGTGCGCTTGCATACCGCTTTGATGCAAAAGCAGGTGTCAGCAACGGCCTATGACATGTTGCGCGGCGTGCTCGAAGACGACCCGCAGCCCAGGCTAAATGGCAAGCCGGTGGTCTTCAGTCAATTGCAGTTGTATGGATTGACCGTGGCCGAGGTGTTGCTGATCGGTCCCTGGCGCTCAACTCTACCGGTGACCGAGTGGCAGGACAGCGGCTTTGGGTTCCAGGTGCCGGTGATGAAAAAACCCGATATGGAACCCCTGGTGGTCTATATCCCCGGTGATCCGGTGGCGCCACTCAAGCAATACCCGTCCCTGGAAGCCTTCCAGTATGAGCTGGGCCTGAACCTGCGCACACCGCAGTATCAGCGGTTGTTTGCCAACCTGATGCCCCAGGGCGAGGCCCAGGCATTTCTCTCGCGGCTCAACCACCAGCTGTACAAGCGCGCGGCTGACCCCAAGGGGATTGAGCCTGCGGTCTATGTGGATGAAGTCGACCTCAAGCTTGGCCAGGTCTACCTGGATACGCCCCCCGGCCAGTTGTTTAACGGGCTGTACAGCCTGCACCTGGAACGGTTGAAAGCCAATGCGCGCAAGCTCGCGGTGCCAACCGCCGATGCCGACAGCAAGCTGCTGCAAGAGCGTCTGGATTACTGGCTGGGCCTGGGGATGGATGCAGTGAATGTGGCCGCGTTTTTTATCCCCGGCGCAGGCGAGGTGATGATGGCGGTCATGGCGTTGCAAATGGGCGCGCAGGTCTATCACGGCGTCGAAGCCTGGACAGCTGGCGATGTTGACGGTGCCTGGGCGAGCCTGCAGGCAGTGGCCATCAACGTGGCGCTGGCCGCGACCATGAGCGGCGGCGGTTATGCGTTCGGCAAGGTGGCAGACGGTAGCCTGGCGAAGTGGGTCGACCATCTCACGCAAATCGTCCTGCCCGGGGGTGAGGCCAGGCTGTGGAATCCGGACCTTGTGCCTTATCGATGTGATCCGTTGTTTCAGCCACACGTCAGGCCCAATGCGTTGGGCCAGTATCGGGTCGATGGCAAGACCTATGTGCAGATCGACCGGTACTTCTATGAGCAGGTGTTCGACCCGGCGCTCAATGCCTGGCGGGTCAAGCACCCGGCGGACAACGCGGCCTATCAACCGTTGCTCGAACATAACCATGGCGGTGCCTGGCGGCACCATCATGAGCGGCCCTTGCAGTGGTCGCGCGAAACTTTGCTGCGTCGGCTGGGGCACGAGACTGACAGGTTTGATGACCGGACCCTAGGCCAGATTGGCGATGTATGCGGCATCAGTGACGATGCGCTGCGCAAGATCCATGTCGATGGCCTGCCTGTCCCGGCCATGTTGATGGACACCCTGGAGCAGTTTGCCGGCGGGGCCCAAATGGGCGGCCCGGGCAAGCAGCACAATCCGGATGTCGACTGGCTGCGCCGTCGCTATCCCATGCTTTCCGAGCGGGTGGCCCAGGAACTGCTGGAACAGACCGGGTATCGCGAGTTGGCCCGTATGGGCGAGACCCGTCAGGTGCCACCGGCAATGGACGATCTGGCGCGCACCCTGGCCCAGCAAAGCCGTCTTAACCGGGCATTGGCGGGCCTGTACTTACCGGCTCAGGCGACACGGGACACGGCCCGGCTGGCCCTGTATTGCCGGGAGCATTTGTCGGCCATACCCCTGGCGACTCAGGGCGCCGAACTGCAACGAGCACTGGGGGACTATGGGACCGCGCACCGCGATGAAATGGCCCGCTGTCTGAATCTCCACGTCCCGAGGTCCAGGCCCCGGCTGCAAAAAATCAACAGCCGGATCGGCTACCCCCTGTCGGGCAGGGCTCAAGCGGGGGAGGTGTCAGCGTCGCTGATTGCCCGCATGCGCGAGGTTTATCCGAACATGACCGATGAGGAGGTGATCAGCTATGTCAGTAACCGCCTGCGAGAAGGTCAGTCAGATCAGCAGGTATATCACTTTCTCATGACCCGGCAGCGCGAACTGGACGGGTTGCGCCAGACACTGCAGCAATGGAAGGTTGCTGCCAGAGAGCCGCTCCATCAGGCCATGCGCCAGCACGTCAGCGACCGCCTGGTCGCGTGTTGGCGCGAGGGGCTCTACCGCAACGGTGAGCCTTCGTCTTACCTCAATCTGGAATTCGACCTGGACTGGATCACTGGCCTGCCGGCACTGCAAGCCGATTTCTCCCATGTCAGGACGCTGAAGCTGGATGCCGACTTGCTGATGAGTGAGCCCGGCATGGGCTTTGTGCGGCGTTTTCCCGGCGTGCAGCGCCTTGAGGTGAATGTTGAGCATGCAGAACTGTTGGCGGTGCCCCAAGGCTTGGCGCAACTGTCCTGGATCACGGATCTTTCCCTTGAGGCCCGATGGCAGGGTTTCTCCCGGGCCTTTATCGAACAACTGCGCGCTGTCACCCAGATCGAGCGCCTGTCCCTGGTGGGGGCGCTGGATACCCTGGACGTCAGTGGCTGGCCCGGGTTGAGGGCATTGCGGGTACACGGGAACCTCGGACACTGGCCCGGCGGCCTGCTCGACCTTGAGCATCTCGAAACCCTTGATCTGTCAGGCACCACCCTCAAGACCTTGCCTGAGCCTTTATTTTCCGGGCATTTGCGGCTCTGGCGGGGTATGCACCTGAACTGGCCTGGCATTGACCCGGCGACGGTGATGAGGGCCTACGAGTACGTGCGTGACAACCCGGCGCATCCGATGGATGCGCAGCAGTGGATAGCGGATTACTGCCGGGGATGTATCAAGCGTTTTGTACCCCAGGATGTGCATTTTCGCGACACGGTGCTGACTCAATACGCAGGCCGGTACCAGGCGTTGCCTGACCTGCTGGTGCGAGTGAATGCGCTGCATGCAGAGCAGGATGCACTCACTGTGGCGATAGACCGGTGGATAGACAAGCAGCCACCCACCGCCGACATGTTTTTTCGCAGGCAAGTGGCCGACAGGCTTCAGCAGTGCTGGAGCCAGGGTGTTGCTGCCCGTCTGGAGGTACAAGAAGCCAGCCCGGGCCCCTCGTGGCGGCAGGCTTCAAGAAGCGGTTCTCTTGATCTGTCGGGAGGCGGGGTGCATGACTTGCCAGCACTGCCCGCGAACGGTTTTGGTCATGTGCATAGTCTGGACATGAGTAACCTGAGAGTTCCCCACGATGAGCTGGACCGCTTTCTGGGCGTGTTCCCCCACGTCAAGACCTTGACCCTGAGCCGCAGCAATCTGACCTCATTGCCCGCGGCCCTCGGTGAACTGAGGCAGATCACTGACCTCAACCTGGCGTTTAACGAATTGACGCTCAGCCCCACGATGCAGGGCCGGCTGAACCATTTGACCGAGTTGCAGAAACTGAACTTGCAGGGCAATCGCATCATAGCCCTGGACGTCAGTACCCTGACCCGGCTCGAGTCACTTGACCTCAGTGACTCGGGGATCAGGTTGCGGCCCACGGGGGCGTTGCAGTTACCGCTGTTGCGCCAATTGAACCTGAACCGCAGCGCCATCAGCGAAGTCCCTCGAGCGGCATTGCAGGGGCATGATCAATTGATGCTCGGCACACACCTGCGCGGATGCCGGTTAACCCCTGCCAGCTGTGCCGATTTGCTGGCCTATGCACGCCGTACCGGGCGCGAGAGCGCCGGGGATATCAGCCCCTTTTTGCTGGCATCAGGCAAAACCGGTGGCACGCCCGAGTTTTTTCCCGAGGACGTATCCGACAACCCGGATCTGTTGCTCGTGGCCGCTCCGGCGCTCGACCCTGATCAGCCGCTGACCGATCCTGGTGCCTTGCTGCTCAGGATCCATCCTGACATGGGGCTTGCGGACGCCATCGCGTGCATCGAGCAATGGCGAACCCAAGGGCTGGGTGCGCTGGACATCGAGGCTCGGCTGGCACAGTGGAATCATCAGTACGATGGGCTGATCCAGCGTCTCAACACCTGGATTGATGTCCCTGGTCGTCGAGAGGGAGGGCGCTGGGTGAGTGCGATCGACCGCAGGCGGGCGGCTGACAGGGTGCTGCATGCGTGGCGTCATGTGCGGGGTGCTTCTGCCACGGATGACGTGGGCAATATCCATAGCCTGGATTTCTCGGATCTGTGCCTGGGTGATATCGCACCGTTGAATGCCTCGCTGGATCATGTCACCACCCTTGACCTCAGTGGCGTAAGGCTTGGTGCACACGGCAGTTCCGGGTTTATCAGTGAGTTCCCGGCCTTGAATACCTTGCGGCTTAACAACAACAGGCTGACCCGCTTGCCCGAAGCACTGGGTTCACTGGACAACCTGACCCGCCTTGAGGCTTCCTACAACCTGCTTGAAAGCGGCGAGCACCTGCAGCGCCAATTGCAATCGCTGGCCCATTTGCAGTGGCTGGACCTGAGTTATAACGGCCTCGACAGTTTTGACCTTACCGGCCTGAACCAACTGCAAACCCTCAATTTGCGCGGCAATAACCTGGAGCGCTGGCCTGTGTGTGCGCTCACCAGCCCAGCCCTTGGCGCCCTGGACCTGAGCAATAACCACATTGACTACATCCCCTCGGAGCTGTTCGAAGGCAATAACGACGGGCTGATGGCCCACACCAACCTGTCCGATAACCTGCTGTCCAGCGTCAGTTACAGCACGCTGAGGGACTACATGGAGTTTTCGGGCAACAGCCTTGGTTTTACCCGTGAGGACATTGAGCTGGCGCTGGAGGACACGGACACAGCGGCCAGCTCCTCCGATGTGTCGGATGAGGATCTGGTGCACCCGGGCTCGGAGCCAGAGAATCTGCAAAAGGAACGCTGGTTTGACACTGTGCCCGATCTTTCGCCAAAGCATGCCATCTGGGCCGACCTGCGTGCCCGGGAGGGCAGCGAAGGGTTGTTTCATTTGCTCGCGCAGTTGAAGTACACCCGCGACTTTATTCAGGACAAGGCTGATCTGACGCGACGGGTCTGGGATGTTTTACAGGCGGCCGATTCCGATCCGGCTCTGTGCCGCGACGTGTTTGTCATCGCCCATTCACCCATGACCTGCGGGGATGGACGCATTCTGCTGTTCAGCGATCTGGAAGTGAAAGTCCATGAGTTCAATGCGCTGCATGCCGTGCTGCCGGGCGAAGAAGGCAAGGTGCTGCTGCGCCTGGCCACCAGCCTGTTCCGCTTGGGGCAAGTGGAAGAAATAGCCGCTGCGGCCATCAGCCTGCATCCTGATATTGATCCTGCGGAAATTCGCCTGGCCTATCGCATCAGCCTGGCCGGTCGCCTGGACCTGCCCAGCCAGCCCAGGGACATGCTGTACAGGAACGCGGCGCAGGTGACTGCAGACGATATCGAAACGGCGTTCACCAGGGTGCTTGCCGCCCAGGACAGTCCGGCCTATATGGAGCAACTGATCGCCCAGGATTACTGGGTCAACTACCTGAAGCGCACCTACGAAGCGGACTTCTCGGCGCTGGAGCAGCGCTTTGAGCTGGAGGCCGAAGCCCTGCAGGATCTTCACCCGGAATTGGGCGAAGCCTACAGTCGCGAAATCGAAGCCATGGGGCATAAGAAGGCGAGCGAGCGACGGGCGTTACTGATGCGCCTGTCGCAGCGTGAGCGCGGCGAGAGTGTGCCGATGTGA
- the metH gene encoding methionine synthase, with product MSDRSARLQALQQALKERILILDGGMGTMIQSYRLEEHDYRGTRFADWPSDVKGNNDLLILSRPDVIGAIEKAYLDSGADILETNTFNATQVSQADYGMQALAYELNVEGARLARKVADAKTLETPDKPRFVAGVLGPTSRTCSLSPDVNNPGYRNVTFDELVENYTEATRGLIEGGCDLILIETIFDTLNAKAAIFAVQGVFEELGVELPIMISGTITDASGRTLSGQTTEAFWNSVSHAKPISVGLNCALGASELRPYLEELSNKASTYVSAHPNAGLPNEFGEYDELPSETAKVIEEFAQSGFLNIVGGCCGTTPGHIQAIANAVAGYAPRQIPDIPKACRLSGLEPFTIDRSSLFVNVGERTNITGSARFARLIREDNYTEALEVALQQVEAGAQIIDINMDEGMLDSKKAMVTFLNLIAGEPDISRVPIMIDSSKWEVIEAGLKCIQGKGIVNSISMKEGVEQFKHHAKLCKRYGAAVVVMAFDEAGQADTEARKKEICKRSYDILVNEVGFPPEDIIFDPNIFAVATGIEEHNNYAVDFINACAYIRDELPYALTSGGVSNVSFSFRGNNPVREAIHSVFLLYAIRNGLTMGIVNAGQLEIYDQIPTELRDAVEDVVLNRTPDATDNLLAIADKYKGDGSVKEAETEEWRSWDVNKRLEHALVKGITTHIVEDTEESRLSFKRPIEVIEGPLMSGMNIVGDLFGAGKMFLPQVVKSARVMKQAVAHLIPFIELEKGDKPEAKGKILMATVKGDVHDIGKNIVGVVLGCNGYDIVDLGVMVPAEKILQVAKEQKCDIIGLSGLITPSLDEMVHVAREMQRQNFHLPLMIGGATTSKAHTAVKIEPKYQNDAVIYVTDASRAVGVATQLLSKELKPAFVQKTREEYVEVRERTANRSARTERLSYPAAIAKKPQFDWAGYQPVKPTFTGAKVLDNIDLKVLAEYIDWTPFFISWDLAGKFPRILTDDVVGEAATALYADAQEMLAKLIDEKLISARAVFGFWPANQVNDDDLELYGDDGQPLAKLHHLRQQIIKTDGKPNFSLADFVAPKDSGVTDYVGGFITTAGIGAEEVAKAYQDAGDDYNSIMVKALADRLAEACAEWLHQQVRTNYWGYAKDEKLGNEELIKEQYSGIRPAPGYPACPDHTEKGTLFQLLDPEAEEMRAGKSGVFLTEHYAMFPAAAVSGWYFAHPQAQYFAVGKVDKDQIASYTARKGQDLSVTERWLAPNLGYDN from the coding sequence ATGTCTGACCGCAGCGCTCGTCTCCAAGCACTTCAGCAAGCCCTCAAAGAGCGCATTCTGATTCTCGATGGCGGCATGGGCACTATGATCCAAAGCTACCGCCTAGAGGAACACGACTATCGTGGCACACGCTTCGCCGACTGGCCGAGCGACGTCAAAGGCAACAACGACCTTTTGATCCTCAGCCGCCCCGATGTGATCGGAGCCATTGAAAAGGCGTATCTGGACTCTGGTGCCGACATTCTCGAAACCAACACGTTCAACGCCACCCAGGTTTCACAGGCCGACTACGGCATGCAGGCGCTGGCCTACGAACTAAACGTAGAAGGCGCACGCCTTGCGCGCAAGGTGGCCGACGCCAAGACCCTGGAGACCCCGGACAAACCACGCTTTGTTGCAGGCGTGCTCGGCCCTACCAGCCGTACCTGCTCGCTGTCGCCGGATGTCAACAACCCGGGTTATCGCAACGTCACCTTCGATGAACTGGTGGAGAACTACACCGAGGCCACCAGAGGCCTGATCGAAGGCGGCTGCGACCTGATCCTGATCGAGACCATTTTCGACACGCTCAATGCCAAAGCCGCGATTTTCGCCGTACAGGGCGTGTTCGAAGAGCTGGGAGTCGAGTTGCCGATCATGATTTCCGGCACCATCACCGACGCCTCTGGCCGTACCCTGTCGGGCCAGACCACCGAAGCGTTCTGGAACTCCGTGAGCCATGCCAAACCGATCTCGGTCGGTTTGAACTGCGCCCTGGGCGCCAGCGAGTTGCGTCCTTATCTCGAAGAGCTGTCGAACAAGGCCAGCACCTACGTCTCGGCTCACCCGAACGCGGGCCTGCCCAACGAGTTCGGCGAGTACGACGAACTGCCGAGCGAAACAGCCAAGGTCATTGAAGAGTTCGCTCAAAGCGGCTTCCTGAACATTGTCGGCGGTTGCTGCGGCACCACGCCGGGCCATATCCAGGCCATCGCCAATGCCGTGGCCGGTTACGCCCCGCGCCAGATTCCGGACATTCCCAAGGCCTGCCGCCTCTCCGGGCTGGAGCCGTTCACCATCGACCGCAGCTCGTTGTTCGTCAACGTCGGTGAACGTACCAACATCACAGGTTCCGCCCGCTTCGCCCGCCTGATCCGCGAAGACAACTACACCGAAGCCCTGGAAGTGGCGCTGCAACAGGTTGAGGCCGGTGCGCAGATCATCGACATCAACATGGACGAGGGCATGCTGGATTCGAAGAAGGCCATGGTGACCTTCCTCAACCTGATCGCTGGCGAGCCGGACATCTCTCGCGTACCGATCATGATCGATTCTTCCAAGTGGGAAGTGATCGAGGCGGGCCTCAAGTGCATCCAGGGCAAGGGCATCGTCAACTCGATCAGCATGAAAGAAGGCGTCGAGCAGTTCAAACATCACGCCAAACTGTGCAAGCGCTATGGCGCCGCCGTGGTGGTGATGGCCTTCGACGAAGCGGGCCAGGCCGACACCGAAGCCCGTAAAAAGGAAATCTGCAAACGTTCCTACGACATTCTGGTCAATGAAGTGGGCTTCCCGCCGGAAGACATCATCTTCGACCCGAACATCTTCGCCGTGGCCACCGGCATTGAAGAACACAACAACTACGCTGTGGACTTCATCAACGCGTGCGCCTATATCCGCGACGAGCTGCCCTATGCACTGACGTCGGGCGGCGTGTCCAACGTGTCGTTCTCGTTCCGTGGCAACAACCCGGTACGTGAAGCGATCCACTCGGTGTTTTTGCTGTACGCGATCCGTAATGGCCTGACCATGGGTATCGTCAACGCCGGCCAACTGGAGATCTACGACCAGATCCCGACTGAACTGCGCGACGCGGTAGAAGACGTGGTGCTCAACCGCACCCCCGATGCCACCGACAACCTGCTGGCCATTGCCGACAAGTACAAGGGCGATGGCAGCGTCAAGGAAGCCGAAACTGAAGAGTGGCGCAGCTGGGACGTGAACAAGCGTCTGGAGCACGCACTGGTCAAGGGCATCACCACCCATATCGTTGAAGACACTGAAGAGTCGCGCCTGTCCTTCAAGCGCCCGATCGAAGTGATCGAAGGCCCGTTGATGTCGGGCATGAACATCGTCGGCGACCTGTTTGGCGCGGGCAAGATGTTCCTGCCCCAGGTGGTTAAATCCGCCCGCGTGATGAAACAGGCCGTGGCGCATTTGATCCCGTTTATCGAGCTGGAAAAAGGCGACAAGCCGGAAGCCAAGGGCAAGATCCTGATGGCGACCGTGAAAGGTGACGTACACGATATCGGCAAGAACATCGTCGGCGTGGTGCTGGGCTGCAACGGCTACGACATCGTTGACCTTGGCGTGATGGTGCCCGCGGAGAAAATCCTTCAGGTGGCCAAGGAGCAGAAGTGCGACATCATCGGTCTCTCGGGACTGATCACGCCGTCACTGGACGAGATGGTGCATGTTGCCCGTGAAATGCAGCGCCAGAACTTCCATCTGCCCCTGATGATCGGCGGCGCCACGACGTCCAAGGCACACACCGCGGTCAAGATCGAACCCAAGTATCAGAACGATGCGGTGATCTATGTCACTGACGCCTCCCGCGCCGTGGGTGTGGCCACGCAGTTGCTGTCCAAAGAGCTGAAACCGGCCTTTGTCCAGAAGACCCGCGAAGAGTACGTTGAAGTGCGCGAGCGCACCGCCAACCGCAGCGCCCGCACCGAGCGCTTGAGCTACCCCGCCGCCATCGCCAAGAAACCACAGTTCGACTGGGCTGGCTACCAGCCGGTCAAGCCGACCTTTACCGGTGCCAAGGTGCTGGACAACATCGATCTCAAGGTCTTGGCCGAGTACATCGACTGGACGCCGTTCTTCATCTCCTGGGACCTGGCGGGCAAGTTCCCGCGCATTCTGACCGACGATGTGGTCGGCGAAGCGGCAACGGCACTATACGCCGACGCCCAGGAAATGCTTGCCAAGCTGATCGACGAAAAGCTGATCAGCGCCCGTGCTGTGTTCGGTTTCTGGCCGGCCAATCAGGTCAACGATGACGACCTGGAGCTGTACGGCGACGATGGCCAGCCATTGGCCAAACTCCATCACCTGCGCCAGCAGATCATCAAGACCGACGGCAAGCCGAACTTCTCCCTGGCCGACTTCGTCGCACCCAAAGACAGCGGCGTGACCGACTACGTGGGCGGCTTTATCACCACCGCCGGGATCGGCGCCGAAGAGGTGGCCAAGGCTTACCAGGACGCGGGCGACGATTACAACTCGATCATGGTCAAGGCCCTGGCCGACCGTCTGGCCGAAGCCTGCGCCGAGTGGCTGCACCAGCAGGTGCGGACAAACTACTGGGGCTACGCCAAGGATGAAAAGCTCGGCAATGAAGAGCTGATCAAGGAGCAATACAGCGGTATCCGCCCTGCCCCCGGCTACCCGGCGTGCCCGGATCACACCGAAAAAGGCACCTTGTTCCAGTTGCTCGACCCCGAAGCCGAAGAAATGCGCGCAGGCAAAAGCGGGGTGTTCCTCACCGAACACTACGCCATGTTCCCGGCGGCAGCGGTCAGTGGCTGGTACTTCGCTCACCCGCAAGCGCAATACTTTGCCGTGGGCAAGGTCGACAAGGACCAGATCGCCAGCTACACGGCACGCAAGGGTCAGGACCTGAGCGTGACCGAACGCTGGCTGGCACCCAACCTGGGCTATGACAACTGA